In Gilliamella sp. B3022, the sequence GGATTTGTACTCCCTTGCGCTATTAATTATCAAACAGTAATCAGCTGTCATAAACGTTCAGATAATTTGATTCGGGTCATTGCAGTTGACTACAATAATGAGCAAGACGAATTTTCATTAGATTCCTCAATTGAAAAACATCCAAAATACCAATGGGCTAACTATGTACGTGGCGTAATCAAACATTTAAAAAAATATACTCATAATATACAAGGGGTTGATCTAGCCATTAGTGGTGATGTGCCACAAGGTGCAGGACTTAGTTCATCAGCATCACTTGAAGTTGCCATAGCTAAAATGTTTCAGGTTTTATATAATTTGCCATTAGATGGCACTAAATTAGCGTTGATTGGTCAGGAAGCAGAAAACCAATTTGTTGGTTGTAATTGTGGAATAATGGATCAGCTTATCTCCGCACTAGGGCAAGCACAGCATGCCTTACTGATTGATTGCCGATCATTAGAGGCAATGCCAGTTTCAATACCTAAAGATTTTGCAGTCGTAATTATCAACTCAAATATCAAACGTGGTTTAGTGGACAGCGAATACAACAGTCGTCGTCAACAATGCGAAACAGCCGCTAAAGCCTTTGGTGTCAAAGCGTTACGAGATGTAACTTTAGATGAATTAAAGCAAATTAAAAATAAACTGGATCCTATTGTTTTTAAACGCGCTCGTCACATAATTACCGAAAACGATCGTACCTTAAAAGCAGCTGTAGCACTGGCAAATAGCGACTATAAACTACTATCAAATCTTATGGCACAAAGCCATAACTCTATGCGTGATGATTTTGAAATCACTGTGCCAGCCATTGATTATCTTGTTGAAATCATACACAACAACCTAGGTGAACAAGGTGGCGTACGTATGACAGGTGGAGGTTTTGGGGGATGTGTAGTTGCACTCGTACCAAAAAATAAAGTTGACGATATCAGAGCCGTCGTTAAAAATAATTATGCTAAAGAATTTGGAATCAAAGAAGATTTTTATGTCTGCATACCAAGTAAAGGGGCACACGCTTTATGCTCATAAAACAGATTATAACACTTTCAAACAGACAGGGAATGACAATTAAACTTTCAAACTGGGGAGCAACTTGGCTCTCTTGTCAATTACCCGTTGCAGGACAAAATCGTGAAGTACTACTTGGTTGTAAAAATTTGGAACAATATGCACAACAAAAGGCCTATCTTGGGGCTACCATTGGTCGATATGCTAACCGAATTGCAAACGCAACCATTGAAATTAACGGAATAAACTACTCACTTAGTGCCAATCAAGGAACAAACCAATTGCATGGCGGTAAATTCGGATTTGATAAACAACTATGGCACATCCAATCTCAATCTGACAAGCAAGTTATATTTACCTTGATATCGCCTGATGGAGATCAAGGATTCCCTGGAGAGCTAAAAGTTGAAGTTACCTATAAACTCACCGATGACAATCAAGTTATTCTCTCTTTTAATGCGATTACCACCAAAACTACCCCTGTAAATCTAACCAATCATGCTTACTTTAATTTAGACGGAGAAACGAGCAAAGATATCCTAAATCACACCTTACAAGTTAATGCTGACTTTTATTTACCGGTTGATCATAGCGGCATACCAAACAGTGATTTAGTGAGCGTTAACCAATATGACATGGATTTACGCAGACCAAAATTCATCGCCGAAAGATTTCTAGAAAGCCCGATAAGACAAATCACTGGCGGTTATGATCATGCTTACTTATTAAATAAATCGCAATCCATTGCCGCTAAACTAATATCAGCCGATAAAAAAGTGAAGATGAATGTGAAAACAACCCTACCCGCACTGCAAATCTATACCGGTAATTTTTTAAAACATACGCCTAACAGGCATAATGGTCAATACAATAATTTTGCAGGAATAGCTTTAGAAGCTCAGTTTTTACCTGATAGCCCTCATCATCCTGACTGGCCACAACCAAGCTGTTATTTAGAACCTCAACAAACTTATCATCATCAAATTTGTTATCAATTTGATATTAAATAGGAATTATTAAAAAACTATTGATTAACTCACATTCTCATCATCAATCACTACTCTTTAATAACACTGTATGAATAAAATTATGCAATGAACAAATAATGTTCTCATCCTGTTAAACTGATCACACAATTTTATAAGAGATCTAACACTTTGTGTTTTTTTGTAAAAAAGTTTCAGGTTATCGCTACGTTTGAGTATAAAAACAATTGCTTCTATCACGTTAAACTAACAATCTTGAGCAAAATTAGGTATGATATTCACATCTTTGCTAATGGATAACATAATAAATGAAAAGCAAAACTTTAACCGCAATCTTCCCTGGAACGTTTGATCCCATTACTAATGGGCATATTGATCTCATTACCCGAGCATCATTACTTTTTCCTCGTTTAGTTGTTGCGGTTGCTGAAAGTCCTAATAAAAATAGACTTTTCACCTTAGAAGAACGAGTTAATCTAGCATCTACTGCTGTTGAGCATCTTCTTAATGTCGAAATTATTGGTTTTGATAATTTAATGGCTAATTTTGCCCAAACACATAATGCTACAGTGATTGTTCGTGGGGTACGCACCACACATGATTTTGAATATGAAAGACAACTTGCCGAAATGAATCGTGCATTAAAACCAGATTTAGATACTATATTTTTGATGCCATCAATAGCCATGGGCTTTATTTCATCAACGATTGTCAAAGATGTGGCTTATCATGGTGGTGATATTACCAATTTAGTGCCTACCCATGTCAAAATAGAATTGTTAAAACGACTAACTTAGATTTTAAACTTACGATTATGGTTAAATTTTACACACCAACCAAAAAAAAGCTTACCTCCCAAAAATTGACCGTTACTGTTTCGTCACTTGATGCCTTTGGACAAGGTGTTGCTAGTCACAACGGCAAAACAATTTTTATTAAGTCAGCCTTACCTGATGAAACCGTTGATATTAAATTAACAGAAGATAAAAAAAATTACGCGAAAGCGACGGTTATAAAATATTACAATCAAAGTAACGAACGGGTTAAACCTCAATGTGAATATTTTAAAAAATGTGGTGGTTGCGAGCTCCAACACCTCTCATCACATTTACAACAACATGCCAAATATACGGCACTGATTAACTTATTACAAAAAGAAAGTGGACAGTCTTTAGCAAATATTGTTAAAAATTCACCGCAAATAATTGCCGATCAACCTTACCATTATCGCCGACGAGCAAGATTGGCAATTCATCTTGTTAAAGGTGAATTATTTATTGGATTTCGTCAGGCTGAATCAAGTCAAATAATCAATATTGAGCATTGTCCAATATTGGTTGAACAATTAGATTTATTACTTGCTCCATTACAACATTGTCTACGCAAAATTACCCAAAAAAAAGCGCTCGGTCACATTGAATTAATCGCCGTAGATAGTGGTGTGCTGATTGTATTAAGACACACATTACCAATGACACCACAAGATACCAAAATACTGAAACAATTTGCTGAAGATCATCAACTTACGCTCTATTTTTACGGAACAGAATTAGTCCACATTAGGGGGAACAAAGAACATTATTATTTAATCAATCAATTAAAGTTAACCTTTAGTCCACTTGATTTTATTCAAGTAAATAGCAAAATTAATAAAAAAATGATTAATCAAGCTTTGGAATGGTTAACATTAAAACCAACGGATAATGTATTAGATCTATTTTGTGGAATGGGTAATTTTTCATTGCCGATGTCAACATTATGTAAATCGGTTACTGGAATTGAAGGCATCCATACTCTGGTTGAAAAAGCCAAATTCAATGCTTTATTAAACAACAAAGAAATTTGTGCTAAAACACATTTTTTAGTTAATAATTTAGATGATCAACAGCAACTTTCGACATGGAGTCATGCTAAATTTGAAAAAGTATTATTAGATCCTGCTAGAGCAGGTGCTTACAATGCTACAGCAGAAATTGTGAAGATAGCACCAGAAAAGATTGTTTACATTTCGTGCAACCCTGCTACCCTAGCGAGAGACTGTAAGCAATTTATTGATAAAGGATATAAAATTGCTCAAGTTGCTATTTTGGATATGTTTCCGCAAACCAAGCACATTGAATCAATGTTGCTGTTAACAAAGTAGGATAGTAATTATGGTATCAGTTAGAGGAGCCCATCAACACAGTGAAGAGCATTATTCTCTTGCACAATTTGATATTGAAAGATGGACCAGTCAAGAATTATTATTAGTCAATCCAACCTCTTATAAAAAATTCAAAGAAGTTTGGGACTTTTGTTTTGAAAACAGTGCCGGTGCACCTGAACAGATCCACTGCTTCCAAAATGCGATTGAAATGGTCGAAATTTTATCGACGCTTAATATGGACATTAACAGTCTGTGTGCCGCGTTATTACTTCCTTTCGTTGACACCAAAATTATTCGTCGAGAAGATATTCCCGAAGATTTCGATCGCGAAATTTCAAATATTATTTCCAGCATAGTAAGAATGAAAGAAATTCGCCACTTACGAGCAATTCGTAACGGCAGTGCAACGACGGAACAAATTGATAGTATTCGCCGCATGTTACTGGCAATGGTAAATGATTTTCGCAGTGTTGTAATTAAATTAGCAGAACGCATTACTTATTTACGCGATTTGATGTCTGCCCCGCAAGAAGAACAAGTTTTAGCCGCCAAAGAGTGCTTTAACATCTATGCACCCCTAGCTAACCGATTAGGCATTGGTCAATTAAAATGGGAACTGGAAGATTTTTGCTTCCGCTATTTATATCCTGATAAATATCGCCTTATCGCCAAAAAATTGCAAGAAAAGCGCTTAGATCGGGAATTATATATCAATCGATTTGTTAAGCACCTACAAGATTTAATGAATCAAGATCACATACGTGCTGAAGTTTATGGACGCCCTAAACATATATACAGTATCTGGCGCAAAATGGAACGTAAACATCTGAAATTTGAAGAACTTTATGATATTCGTGCAGTTCGAATCATTTGTGATCGTATCGAAGATTGTTACAACGCTTTAGGTATTGTTCATAGTCATTACAAACATATTGCTAAAGAATTTGATGACTATGTTGCCAATCCAAAACCGAACGGTTATCAATCCATTCATACGGTCGTTTATGGACCGCAAGATAAAACGATCGAAATTCAAATCCGTACTGAACAAATGCACAATGACGCAGAACTAGGTATTGCTGCGCATTGGAAGTATAAAGAAGGCAGTACCGATAAAATGACTGCTTATGATCAGCGAATTTCTTGGTTACGTAAACTGCTAACTTGGCAACAAGAAATGTCTGAAAGTGGTGAAATTCAAGAAGCCGTACGCAGCCAAATTTTTGATGATCGAGTCTATGTTTTTACGCCTAAAGGGGATGTGGTTGATTTACCAGCCGGTTCGACTCCACTTGATTTCGCCTATCACATCCACAGTGATGTAGGACACCGCTGTATTGGTGCAAAAGTAGGCGGACGCATTGTCCCTTTTACCTATAATTTAAAAATGGGCGATCAAGTTGAAGTCATTACCCAAAAACAACCCAATCCAAGTCGCGATTGGTTAAATCCAAATACCGGATTTGTGAACAGTAGTCGTGCCAGAGCTAAAATTCAGGCCTGGTTTAAAAAACAAGATCGTGAAAAAAACATCGCCTCGGGTGAACAAATCTTACACAATGAGCTAGAGCCATTAAACATTACTTTAAAAAGTGTCGAAAAAGTACTAATCAGTAAATACAATGCTCACTCATTTGACGAAGTTCTTGCCGGTATTGGCAGTGGTGATATTAGAATTAATCAGTTAGTTAATTTTATTAATGCTCAATTTAATAAACCAACGGCAGAAGAGGAAGACGAAGCCGTATTAAAGCAAATTGCTCAAAAATCAAATACACAAACTAAAAATAACAACAAATCAGGCAATAAAAAAGGCAGTGAAATTATTATAGAAGGTGTAGGAAATTTAATGTACACCATTGCTAATTGCTGTCGTCCTATCCCCGGTGATCCTATCGCTGGATTTGTCACTCAAGGACGGGGTATTTCAATCCATCGTGCTGATTGTGAACAGTTACTGGATCTAAAAAATCACGCTCCTGAACGCATCACTAACGCTGTTTGGAGTAACAATACGCACTCAGGCTATACCATGGTAATGCAAATCGTTGCTAACGATCGCAGCGGTTTATTAAGGGATATCACAACAATATTAGCTAACGAAAAAATACAGGTACTTGGACTTATAAGCCGTTCAGATATAAAGCAACAATTAGCAACCATTGAGGTAGACATGAAAATCTTTGATCAAGATTCATTAAATCGCATTCTTAATAAAATAAAACAACTACCCGATGTGATTGAGGCCAAACGTTTTCAAGGCTAATTTAGCATAAGATCGCCACATTTAAGTGGCGATTATGCACAAAAGGTTATTTACGTTCTAAAATTTCAAATTGATATGGATAGCTATTTTGCTCATCGGCTTGATGATCTTGTTGATAAATCACCTGCCATTGCTCAGGTAAATAATCGGGAAAATAGGTATCTCCTTGAAGATCGGCATCGATGTGCGTTAAATACAGCCGATTAATTAAAGGTAAAACCTGCTGATAAATATTTCCACCACCAATGACAAAAGCTTCTTCTACGTGCTGTGCTTGCACGAGTGATAAAGCTGCCTCGATCGATTGCACCCAACTTATATTTGGGTTGGCATTAAGGTCACTGACAGCTTGCCGTGAAACAATAATATTATGACGATTGGGAAGCGGTCTACCAATCGATTCAAACGTTTTTCTCCCC encodes:
- the galK gene encoding galactokinase, with amino-acid sequence MKELINKTSQAFEAKFGYKPDTTIQAPGRVNLIGEHTDYNDGFVLPCAINYQTVISCHKRSDNLIRVIAVDYNNEQDEFSLDSSIEKHPKYQWANYVRGVIKHLKKYTHNIQGVDLAISGDVPQGAGLSSSASLEVAIAKMFQVLYNLPLDGTKLALIGQEAENQFVGCNCGIMDQLISALGQAQHALLIDCRSLEAMPVSIPKDFAVVIINSNIKRGLVDSEYNSRRQQCETAAKAFGVKALRDVTLDELKQIKNKLDPIVFKRARHIITENDRTLKAAVALANSDYKLLSNLMAQSHNSMRDDFEITVPAIDYLVEIIHNNLGEQGGVRMTGGGFGGCVVALVPKNKVDDIRAVVKNNYAKEFGIKEDFYVCIPSKGAHALCS
- the galM gene encoding galactose-1-epimerase, whose amino-acid sequence is MTIKLSNWGATWLSCQLPVAGQNREVLLGCKNLEQYAQQKAYLGATIGRYANRIANATIEINGINYSLSANQGTNQLHGGKFGFDKQLWHIQSQSDKQVIFTLISPDGDQGFPGELKVEVTYKLTDDNQVILSFNAITTKTTPVNLTNHAYFNLDGETSKDILNHTLQVNADFYLPVDHSGIPNSDLVSVNQYDMDLRRPKFIAERFLESPIRQITGGYDHAYLLNKSQSIAAKLISADKKVKMNVKTTLPALQIYTGNFLKHTPNRHNGQYNNFAGIALEAQFLPDSPHHPDWPQPSCYLEPQQTYHHQICYQFDIK
- the coaD gene encoding pantetheine-phosphate adenylyltransferase, translated to MKSKTLTAIFPGTFDPITNGHIDLITRASLLFPRLVVAVAESPNKNRLFTLEERVNLASTAVEHLLNVEIIGFDNLMANFAQTHNATVIVRGVRTTHDFEYERQLAEMNRALKPDLDTIFLMPSIAMGFISSTIVKDVAYHGGDITNLVPTHVKIELLKRLT
- the rlmD gene encoding 23S rRNA (uracil(1939)-C(5))-methyltransferase RlmD; the protein is MVKFYTPTKKKLTSQKLTVTVSSLDAFGQGVASHNGKTIFIKSALPDETVDIKLTEDKKNYAKATVIKYYNQSNERVKPQCEYFKKCGGCELQHLSSHLQQHAKYTALINLLQKESGQSLANIVKNSPQIIADQPYHYRRRARLAIHLVKGELFIGFRQAESSQIINIEHCPILVEQLDLLLAPLQHCLRKITQKKALGHIELIAVDSGVLIVLRHTLPMTPQDTKILKQFAEDHQLTLYFYGTELVHIRGNKEHYYLINQLKLTFSPLDFIQVNSKINKKMINQALEWLTLKPTDNVLDLFCGMGNFSLPMSTLCKSVTGIEGIHTLVEKAKFNALLNNKEICAKTHFLVNNLDDQQQLSTWSHAKFEKVLLDPARAGAYNATAEIVKIAPEKIVYISCNPATLARDCKQFIDKGYKIAQVAILDMFPQTKHIESMLLLTK
- the relA gene encoding GTP diphosphokinase, encoding MVSVRGAHQHSEEHYSLAQFDIERWTSQELLLVNPTSYKKFKEVWDFCFENSAGAPEQIHCFQNAIEMVEILSTLNMDINSLCAALLLPFVDTKIIRREDIPEDFDREISNIISSIVRMKEIRHLRAIRNGSATTEQIDSIRRMLLAMVNDFRSVVIKLAERITYLRDLMSAPQEEQVLAAKECFNIYAPLANRLGIGQLKWELEDFCFRYLYPDKYRLIAKKLQEKRLDRELYINRFVKHLQDLMNQDHIRAEVYGRPKHIYSIWRKMERKHLKFEELYDIRAVRIICDRIEDCYNALGIVHSHYKHIAKEFDDYVANPKPNGYQSIHTVVYGPQDKTIEIQIRTEQMHNDAELGIAAHWKYKEGSTDKMTAYDQRISWLRKLLTWQQEMSESGEIQEAVRSQIFDDRVYVFTPKGDVVDLPAGSTPLDFAYHIHSDVGHRCIGAKVGGRIVPFTYNLKMGDQVEVITQKQPNPSRDWLNPNTGFVNSSRARAKIQAWFKKQDREKNIASGEQILHNELEPLNITLKSVEKVLISKYNAHSFDEVLAGIGSGDIRINQLVNFINAQFNKPTAEEEDEAVLKQIAQKSNTQTKNNNKSGNKKGSEIIIEGVGNLMYTIANCCRPIPGDPIAGFVTQGRGISIHRADCEQLLDLKNHAPERITNAVWSNNTHSGYTMVMQIVANDRSGLLRDITTILANEKIQVLGLISRSDIKQQLATIEVDMKIFDQDSLNRILNKIKQLPDVIEAKRFQG
- the folA gene encoding type 3 dihydrofolate reductase translates to MILSVIVAMAHHRVIGQNNQMPWHLPADLAWFKKNTLHKPVIMGRKTFESIGRPLPNRHNIIVSRQAVSDLNANPNISWVQSIEAALSLVQAQHVEEAFVIGGGNIYQQVLPLINRLYLTHIDADLQGDTYFPDYLPEQWQVIYQQDHQADEQNSYPYQFEILERK